In Felis catus isolate Fca126 chromosome A3, F.catus_Fca126_mat1.0, whole genome shotgun sequence, a single genomic region encodes these proteins:
- the PROM2 gene encoding prominin-2 isoform X2: MVVRYEAGYVVCAVIAGLYLLLVPIAGLCFCCCRCRRRCGGRVKTEHKAMACERGTLMAFLLLTTLVLLIGVVCAFVTNQRMHEQMAPGVEAVPETLLSLRGLVSDVPQELQAVAQQFSLPQKRVLEELDGVGKSIGSTIYTQLKSTVYEVLTSVNSLGQALQLSMDHLQALNATLVELREGQRDLEPAVRERREHLLTLLQEPACRDCTEAQSRARALELGADFDQVSPVDDVLHRLKGVPEANFSSMVQEENSTFNALPLLAALQTANVVKELKKVIAQKPEGLRTLAEEFPGWEAASRWSQALEEVEQSSRPYLKEVQRYEKYRWILGCVLCSAVLLVVVCNLLGLNLGIWGLAAREDPGHSEAKGEAGARFLMMGVGFSFLLAAPLILLVFATFLVGGNVQTLVCRSWESRELYKFADTPGNLPPSMNLSQLLGLKKNISILLAYQQCKEGAALWSVLQLNDSYDLEKHLNISQYTTKLQQELQNLKIDMKNLDLLSPAAHRDLEALQSSGLENIHYSTFLDQIQKPVVNTNVEKLAQELEGLARTQGSSVLGQQLQEEAQGLKNLYQEKVLPQQSLVANLNLTVRALASSAPNLQTETSRVLDNVTYLKGQLPTWATSILRNESECFLTREMGYFSQYVAWVREEVTQHIATCQPLSRALDNGRVILCDMIADPWNAFWFCLAWCTFFLIPSIIFAVKTSKYFRPIWKRLSSTSSEETQLFRIPRVTSLKL; this comes from the exons ATG GTGGTGCGGTATGAGGCTGGCTACGTGGTGTGTGCTGTGATCGCGGGCCTCTACCTCCTCCTGGTGCCCATCGCCGGGCTCTGTTTCTGTTGCTGCCGCTGCCGCCGGCGCTGTGGGGGCCGCGTGAAGACGGAGCACAAGGCCATGGCTTGTGAGCGAGGCACCCTCATGGCCTTCCTGCTGCTGACCACCCTCGTGCTACT CATTGGTGTGGTCTGTGCCTTTGTCACCAACCAGCGCATGCATGAGCAGATGGCCCCCGGGGTGGAGGCCGTGCCGGAGACTCTGCTCAGCCTCCGGGGCCTGGTCTCCGATGTCCCCCAG GAGCTGCAGGCCGTGGCACAGCAGTTCTCCCTTCCCCAGAAGCGAGTCTTGGAGGAACTGGATG GTGTCGGCAAGAGCATTGGGAGCACGATCTACACCCAGCTCAAGAGCACCGTGTATGAAGTGCTGACCTCAGTGAACAGCCTGGGCCAGG CCCTGCAGCTCTCTATGGATCACCTCCAAGCCCTGAATGCCACCTTGGTGGAGCTGCGGGAGGGCCAGCGGGACCTGGAGCCAGCTGTCCGGGAGCGCCGGGAGCACCTCCTCACCCTGCTGCAGGAGCCTGCCTGCCGGGACTGCACAGAGGCCCAGAGCCGAGCCCGTGCCCTGGAGCTGGGAGCTGACTTTGACCAG GTGTCCCCAGTGGACGATGTCCTGCATCGGCTGAAGGGTGTCCCAGAGGCCAACTTCTCCAGCATGGTCCAGGAG GAGAACAGCACCTTCAACGCACTCCCACTCCTGGCAGCTTTGCAGACGGCCAACGTGGTCAAAG AGCTGAAGAAGGTGATAGCCCAGAAGCCTGAAGGGCTGAGGACACTGGCCGAAGAGTTCCCAGGCTGGGAGGCAGCCTCTCGCTGGAGCCAGGCGCTGGAGGAGGTGGAACAGAGTAGCCGCCCCTACCTGAAGGAGGTGCAGAGATATGAGAAATACAG GTGGATTTTGGGCTGCGTGTTGTGCTCTGCAGTCCTGCTTGTGGTGGTCTGTAATCTGCTGGGCCTCAACCTCGGCATCTGGGGGCTGGCTGCCAGGGAGGACCCCGGCCACTCGGAAGCCAAGGGCGAGGCTGGAGCCCGCTTCCTCATGAT gGGTGTGGGCTTCAGCTTCCTCCTTGCCGCACCCCTCATCCTCCTTGTTTTCGCCACCTTCCTGGTGGGCGGCAATGTGCAGACGCTGGTGTGCCGGAGCTGGGAGAGCAGAGAGCTCTACAAG TTTGCAGACACCCCAGGGAACTTGCCCCCATCCATGAACTTGTCTCAGCTTCTTGGCCTGAAGAAGAACATCAGCATCCTCCTGGCCTATCA GCAGTGCAAGGAAGGGGCCGCGCTCTGGAGCGTCCTGCAGCTCAATGACTCCTATGACCTGGAGAAGCACCTGAATATCAGCCAG taCACCACCAAGCTGCAGCAGGAATTGCAGAACCTTAAAATAGACATGAAGAATCTGGACCTGCTGAGCCCAGCCGCCCACCGGGACCTGGAAGCCCTGCAGAGCAGTGGGCTGGAGAACATCCACTATTCCACCTTCCTTGATCAG ATCCAGAAGCCTGTGGTGAACACCAACGTGGAGAAGCTGGCTCAGGAGCTGGAAGGACTGGCCCGGACCCAA GGCAGTTCTGTGCTGGGGCAGCAGCTGCAAGAGGAAGCCCAAGGGCTCAAAAACCTCTATCAGGAGAAGGTCCTCCCCCAGCAGAGCCTTGTG GCCAACCTCAACCTCACTGTCAGGGCCCTGGCATCCTCAGCCCCGAATCTCCAG ACAGAGACCTCTCGTGTCTTGGACAATGTCACTTACCTAAAAGGACAGCTGCCTACCTGGGCCACCAGTATCTTGAGGAAT GAAAGTGAGTGTTTCCTGACCCGAGAGATGGGTTACTTCTCCCAGTACGTGGCCTGGGTaagagaggag GTGACTCAGCACATTGCCACCTGCCAGCCTCTCTCCCGAGCCCTGGACAATGGCCGTGTGATCCTGTGTGACATGATCGCTGACCCCTGG AATGCCTTCTGGTTCTGCCTGGCATGGTGCACCTTCTTCCTGATCCCCAGCATCATCTTTGCCGTCAAGACCTCCAAATACTTTCGTCCCATTTGGAAACGCCTCAG CTCCACCAGTTCTGAGGAGACTCAGCTCTTCCGCATCCCCCGGGTCACCTCCCTGAAGCTGTAG